In Mercurialis annua linkage group LG5, ddMerAnnu1.2, whole genome shotgun sequence, a single genomic region encodes these proteins:
- the LOC126682757 gene encoding DNA repair protein XRCC2 homolog isoform X3 — protein sequence MGAAVREWLNGDESGKEMLIRVFRERPYLHLPPPFHKLPLRVGNVIELFGSSPSAKTHILMHSAISCILPLRYGGLALLLLFIDLDCRFDVLRFSHLLRFRIAQMNHDEADEEMLLGECMRRFLYIRCYDSLQFLATLKTIHYQLQRESEAQGITVSCMMIDSIGAFHWNDRASTSFHHGDSRNLKGPSVSSVPTNMKQFVHREYMPSVWQSFVTLRIVVQAKDDHNHTERNRIYSSEWLLPSQSFVDNFIVAEAGLIFVP from the exons ATGGGAGCAGCAGTAAGAGAGTGGCTAAACGGAGACGAGAGCGGAAAGGAGATGCTGATTAGGGTTTTCAGGGAGCGCCCCTACTTACATCTCCCACCTCCTTTCCACAAACTACCGCTCCGCGTCGGAAACGTAATCGAGCTCTTCGGCTCATCTCCTTCCGCTAAAACTCACATTCTCATGCACTCCGCAATCTCTTGCATTCTCCCCCTTCGCTACGGCGGCTTAGCTCTCCTACTCCTTTTCATCGACTTGGATTGCCGGTTCGACGTTCTGCGCTTCTCTCACTTGCTCAGATTTCGAATCGCCCAAATGAATC ATGACGAGGCGGATGAGGAAATGCTATTAGGAGAATGCATGAGACGGTTTCTCTACATCCGTTGCTATGATAGCCTTCAATTTCTTGCAACTCTCAAG ACTATACATTATCAACTTCAACGGGAAAGCGAAGCTCAAGGAATTACTGTTAGTTGCATGATGATTGACAG TATTGGAGCTTTTCACTGGAATGATCGAGCTTCAACATCTTTCCATCACGGGGATAGCAG GAATCTCAAGGGTCCATCAGTTTCAAGTGTACCAACTAATATGAAGCAATTTGTGCATCGTGAGTATATGCCTTCTGTCTGGCAG TCCTTTGTCACACTCAGAATAGTCGTGCAAGCCAAAG ATGATCATAATCATACTGAGAGAAACCGTATATATTCGTCAGAATGGTTACTTCCATCACAGAGTTTTGTGGATAACTTTATTGTAGCAGAA GCCGGTCTCATTTTTGTTCCATGA
- the LOC126682757 gene encoding DNA repair protein XRCC2 homolog isoform X1 produces MGAAVREWLNGDESGKEMLIRVFRERPYLHLPPPFHKLPLRVGNVIELFGSSPSAKTHILMHSAISCILPLRYGGLALLLLFIDLDCRFDVLRFSHLLRFRIAQMNHDEADEEMLLGECMRRFLYIRCYDSLQFLATLKTIHYQLQRESEAQGITVSCMMIDSIGAFHWNDRASTSFHHGDSRKGLSLQNIWETVVLEIKKLMLVHPMLVIAAKGTIFRNQSATTKIGWNLKGPSVSSVPTNMKQFVHREYMPSVWQSFVTLRIVVQAKDDHNHTERNRIYSSEWLLPSQSFVDNFIVAEAGLIFVP; encoded by the exons ATGGGAGCAGCAGTAAGAGAGTGGCTAAACGGAGACGAGAGCGGAAAGGAGATGCTGATTAGGGTTTTCAGGGAGCGCCCCTACTTACATCTCCCACCTCCTTTCCACAAACTACCGCTCCGCGTCGGAAACGTAATCGAGCTCTTCGGCTCATCTCCTTCCGCTAAAACTCACATTCTCATGCACTCCGCAATCTCTTGCATTCTCCCCCTTCGCTACGGCGGCTTAGCTCTCCTACTCCTTTTCATCGACTTGGATTGCCGGTTCGACGTTCTGCGCTTCTCTCACTTGCTCAGATTTCGAATCGCCCAAATGAATC ATGACGAGGCGGATGAGGAAATGCTATTAGGAGAATGCATGAGACGGTTTCTCTACATCCGTTGCTATGATAGCCTTCAATTTCTTGCAACTCTCAAG ACTATACATTATCAACTTCAACGGGAAAGCGAAGCTCAAGGAATTACTGTTAGTTGCATGATGATTGACAG TATTGGAGCTTTTCACTGGAATGATCGAGCTTCAACATCTTTCCATCACGGGGATAGCAG GAAAGGTCTCTCTCTTCAGAATATCTGGGAAACTGTTGTTCTAGAGATTAAAAAGCTTATGCTGGTGCATCCTATGCTTGTTATTGCTGCAAAAGGAACCATTTTTAGGAATCAATCTGCAACAACTAAGATAGGATG GAATCTCAAGGGTCCATCAGTTTCAAGTGTACCAACTAATATGAAGCAATTTGTGCATCGTGAGTATATGCCTTCTGTCTGGCAG TCCTTTGTCACACTCAGAATAGTCGTGCAAGCCAAAG ATGATCATAATCATACTGAGAGAAACCGTATATATTCGTCAGAATGGTTACTTCCATCACAGAGTTTTGTGGATAACTTTATTGTAGCAGAA GCCGGTCTCATTTTTGTTCCATGA
- the LOC126681583 gene encoding receptor-like protein 14, which translates to MERLLIKFSLCIVLILIQLKGYECCSEKERISLLEIKDSILNSNCEIQDNLDSWVDDGMGNCCDWDRVTCSATSNSVTAIFLNHTTRLAGTTCTLNLSIFHPLQELVSLNLSCNRFYAWTHNAESEGKLSILEKERFKEKGKEENGMMW; encoded by the exons ATGGAAAGATTGTTGATAAAGTTTTCATTatgtattgttttaattttgataCAATTGAAAGGATACGAATGTTGCTCGGAGAAGGAGAGAATAAGCTTGCTAGAGATTAAAGATAGTATTCTGAACTCAAACTGTGAGATTCAAGACAATCTGGATTCATGGGTTGATGATGGAATGGGCAATTGCTGTGATTGGGATAGAGTTACATGCAGTGCTACTTCCAACAGCGTCACTGCAATTTTCCTCAATCACACAACTCGGCTTGCAGGAACAACTTGTACTCTAAATCTATCTATCTTTCATCCTCTTCAAGAACTCGTCTCCCTCAATTTATCTTGCAATCGCTTTTATGCATGGACTCACAATGCAG AAAGTGAGGGAAAGTTGAGCATTTTAGAGAAAGAAAGATTTAAAGAAAAGGGCAAAGAAGAAAATGGGATGATgtggtaa
- the LOC126679871 gene encoding thioredoxin O2, mitochondrial-like isoform X1 has protein sequence MKGINLIQKMVRRGGLSLNFSSVRCSSSSSLYQTTIASPAINDSSLKPSLSNNLSAYTASKLQFQRTLCSSPDDSNVMLIKSEEQFNSSMKNVQDKCLPAIFYFTAVWCGPCKFIAPILKEESNKYPDVTTYKIDIDQEGLRSVLSRLGISAVPTLHFFENGKKVTEVVGADIQQMKDTMEELYGKD, from the exons ATGAAGGGAATCAACCTGATTCAAAAGATGGTTAGGCGCGGTGGTTTATCACTGAATTTCAGTTCAGTTCgctgttcttcttcttcatctctTTATCAAACCACAATTGCAAGTCCAGCAATCAATGACTCATCATTAAAACCATcactttccaataatttatCAGCTTACACTGCCTCAAAACTTCAATTCCAAAGAACCCTTTGTTCATCACCAG ATGATTCTAATGTTATGCTCATTAAATCAGAAGAACAGTTCAATAGCTCTATGAAAAATGTGCAAG ACAAGTGTTTGCCAGCAATCTTCTATTTCACTGCTGTGTGGTGTGGACCCT GCAAGTTCATAGCTCCAATTCTCAAAGAGGAAAGTAACAAGTACCCTGATGTTACGACGTATAAGATTGACATTGACCAG GAAGGCCTTCGGAGCGTATTGAGCCGATTGGGTATTAGTGCTGTG CCAACACTCCATTTCTTCGAGAATGGGAAAAAGGTAACTGAAGTTGTTGGAGCTGACATTCAACAAATGAAGGATACAATGGAAGAGCTCTACGG GAAAGATTAA
- the LOC126679871 gene encoding thioredoxin O1, mitochondrial-like isoform X2: protein MKGINLIQKMVRRGGLSLNFSSVRCSSSSSLYQTTIASPAINDSSLKPSLSNNLSAYTASKLQFQRTLCSSPDKCLPAIFYFTAVWCGPCKFIAPILKEESNKYPDVTTYKIDIDQEGLRSVLSRLGISAVPTLHFFENGKKVTEVVGADIQQMKDTMEELYGKD, encoded by the exons ATGAAGGGAATCAACCTGATTCAAAAGATGGTTAGGCGCGGTGGTTTATCACTGAATTTCAGTTCAGTTCgctgttcttcttcttcatctctTTATCAAACCACAATTGCAAGTCCAGCAATCAATGACTCATCATTAAAACCATcactttccaataatttatCAGCTTACACTGCCTCAAAACTTCAATTCCAAAGAACCCTTTGTTCATCACCAG ACAAGTGTTTGCCAGCAATCTTCTATTTCACTGCTGTGTGGTGTGGACCCT GCAAGTTCATAGCTCCAATTCTCAAAGAGGAAAGTAACAAGTACCCTGATGTTACGACGTATAAGATTGACATTGACCAG GAAGGCCTTCGGAGCGTATTGAGCCGATTGGGTATTAGTGCTGTG CCAACACTCCATTTCTTCGAGAATGGGAAAAAGGTAACTGAAGTTGTTGGAGCTGACATTCAACAAATGAAGGATACAATGGAAGAGCTCTACGG GAAAGATTAA
- the LOC126682757 gene encoding DNA repair protein XRCC2 homolog isoform X2 — protein sequence MGAAVREWLNGDESGKEMLIRVFRERPYLHLPPPFHKLPLRVGNVIELFGSSPSAKTHILMHSAISCILPLRYGGLALLLLFIDLDCRFDVLRFSHLLRFRIAQMNHDEADEEMLLGECMRRFLYIRCYDSLQFLATLKTIHYQLQRESEAQGITVSCMMIDSIGAFHWNDRASTSFHHGDSRKGLSLQNIWETVVLEIKKLMLVHPMLVIAAKGTIFRNQSATTKIGWNLKGPSVSSVPTNMKQFVHREYMPSVWQMIIIILRETVYIRQNGYFHHRVLWITLL from the exons ATGGGAGCAGCAGTAAGAGAGTGGCTAAACGGAGACGAGAGCGGAAAGGAGATGCTGATTAGGGTTTTCAGGGAGCGCCCCTACTTACATCTCCCACCTCCTTTCCACAAACTACCGCTCCGCGTCGGAAACGTAATCGAGCTCTTCGGCTCATCTCCTTCCGCTAAAACTCACATTCTCATGCACTCCGCAATCTCTTGCATTCTCCCCCTTCGCTACGGCGGCTTAGCTCTCCTACTCCTTTTCATCGACTTGGATTGCCGGTTCGACGTTCTGCGCTTCTCTCACTTGCTCAGATTTCGAATCGCCCAAATGAATC ATGACGAGGCGGATGAGGAAATGCTATTAGGAGAATGCATGAGACGGTTTCTCTACATCCGTTGCTATGATAGCCTTCAATTTCTTGCAACTCTCAAG ACTATACATTATCAACTTCAACGGGAAAGCGAAGCTCAAGGAATTACTGTTAGTTGCATGATGATTGACAG TATTGGAGCTTTTCACTGGAATGATCGAGCTTCAACATCTTTCCATCACGGGGATAGCAG GAAAGGTCTCTCTCTTCAGAATATCTGGGAAACTGTTGTTCTAGAGATTAAAAAGCTTATGCTGGTGCATCCTATGCTTGTTATTGCTGCAAAAGGAACCATTTTTAGGAATCAATCTGCAACAACTAAGATAGGATG GAATCTCAAGGGTCCATCAGTTTCAAGTGTACCAACTAATATGAAGCAATTTGTGCATCGTGAGTATATGCCTTCTGTCTGGCAG ATGATCATAATCATACTGAGAGAAACCGTATATATTCGTCAGAATGGTTACTTCCATCACAGAGTTTTGTGGATAACTTTATTGTAG